A single genomic interval of Bacillus sp. es.036 harbors:
- a CDS encoding YggS family pyridoxal phosphate-dependent enzyme, whose translation MDVRESFTTIKKQINAAAEASSRNSERVNVVAVTKYVSVKRTKEALDAGLTHFGESRDEGLLEKVEALGTTPSWHFIGTLQSRKVKEVLPYVEYIHSLDRRSLAKEIQKRADREINCFVQVNVSGEDSKHGLSLDHTIPFIESLKEFSSIKVIGLMTMAPHTDDRNEIRSVFKQLRELGERIQNLSLSHAPCNELSMGMSNDYEIAVEEGATYVRIGSSLVGNEK comes from the coding sequence GTGGATGTAAGAGAAAGTTTCACTACGATTAAAAAACAAATAAACGCAGCAGCCGAAGCTTCTAGTCGAAATTCAGAGCGAGTAAACGTGGTAGCTGTTACAAAATACGTAAGTGTTAAACGTACAAAAGAAGCGCTCGATGCAGGGTTAACGCATTTTGGTGAAAGTCGTGATGAAGGACTTTTAGAAAAAGTGGAAGCACTTGGGACAACGCCATCCTGGCACTTTATCGGAACGCTACAGTCACGTAAAGTAAAAGAAGTTCTTCCATATGTAGAATATATTCATTCACTTGATCGTCGTTCTTTAGCAAAAGAAATACAGAAACGAGCGGATCGTGAAATTAACTGTTTTGTACAGGTGAACGTATCCGGTGAAGATTCCAAGCATGGCTTATCATTAGATCATACGATTCCTTTTATTGAATCGCTGAAAGAGTTCTCATCGATTAAAGTGATTGGGTTAATGACAATGGCTCCGCATACAGATGATCGAAATGAAATTCGATCAGTCTTTAAGCAACTCCGGGAGCTTGGAGAACGTATTCAAAACCTTTCACTAAGTCATGCTCCTTGCAACGAGCTTTCAATGGGCATGTCTAACGATTATGAAATTGCAGTTGAAGAAGGTGCAACTTACGTTCGAATTGGATCGTCACTTGTCGGTAATGAAAAATAA
- a CDS encoding cell division protein SepF encodes MGIKTKFKQFFELDDETIGLDEQQENEAYMEEEEPEVSRANRKSKQNVVSLQSVHKNSRVVLVEPRVYAEAQDIADHVKNRKSVVMNLQRIPQDQARRIVDFLSGTVYAVGGDIQKLGPETFLCTPDNVEISGNITDEIYEDE; translated from the coding sequence TTGGGTATTAAGACGAAATTCAAACAGTTCTTTGAACTTGATGATGAGACAATAGGATTGGATGAGCAGCAGGAGAACGAAGCCTATATGGAAGAAGAAGAGCCTGAAGTAAGCAGGGCAAATCGAAAAAGTAAACAAAATGTTGTCAGTCTTCAAAGCGTTCATAAGAACTCAAGAGTTGTGCTAGTGGAACCTAGAGTGTATGCTGAAGCTCAGGATATTGCTGATCATGTGAAGAATCGGAAGTCCGTTGTCATGAATCTTCAACGTATTCCGCAGGATCAGGCGAGACGCATTGTCGACTTTTTAAGTGGAACCGTCTATGCTGTTGGGGGCGATATTCAGAAGCTTGGTCCGGAGACATTCTTATGTACGCCGGATAACGTTGAAATTTCAGGAAATATCACAGATGAAATTTATGAAGACGAGTAA
- a CDS encoding YggT family protein translates to MNIASILISAVQIYTWILIIYIFMSWIPNARESSIGQMIASIAEPYLAPFRKFIPPIGGMLDISPIVAIFALQFVQYGIAALFSFVS, encoded by the coding sequence TTGAACATTGCTTCAATCTTAATTTCAGCAGTACAAATTTATACGTGGATTCTCATCATTTACATTTTTATGTCATGGATTCCAAATGCGAGAGAATCTTCAATTGGCCAGATGATTGCTTCGATCGCAGAGCCATATCTTGCACCATTTCGCAAATTCATTCCACCAATCGGAGGCATGCTTGACATTTCACCGATTGTTGCGATCTTTGCGCTTCAATTCGTACAATACGGAATCGCTGCTCTCTTTAGTTTCGTAAGTTAA
- a CDS encoding YlmH family RNA-binding protein, translated as MSIYEHYRPEERTFVDRVLQWQDEVQERYAPRLTDFLDPREQDMVRQIIGNHPDVGVFFSGGVEGSERQRALLVPPYFEPSTEDFEITAFEITYPAKFVTLTHPDLLGAMMGLGIKREKFGDIIVNDSLAHLIVAKEIADFVQMNLTQAGKASLSPVEISLEHLHLPEAVWDEQAGTVTSLRLDTVLAEVYNLSRGKVSTMIEHDRAKLNWKIVSQPSAEVKEGDYLSLRGSGRSKIVSIDGKTKRDKWRITYQIRK; from the coding sequence ATGTCGATTTACGAACATTACCGCCCTGAAGAACGGACGTTTGTAGATCGCGTTTTGCAGTGGCAAGATGAGGTTCAGGAAAGATACGCCCCCAGATTAACAGATTTTCTAGATCCGCGAGAGCAGGATATGGTGAGACAAATCATAGGAAATCATCCTGATGTGGGAGTGTTTTTCTCAGGTGGAGTGGAAGGGTCTGAACGTCAAAGGGCTCTTCTTGTTCCACCTTACTTTGAGCCTTCAACCGAAGATTTCGAGATAACAGCATTTGAAATTACATATCCAGCTAAGTTCGTTACACTTACGCACCCTGATTTGCTTGGCGCAATGATGGGCCTCGGGATAAAACGAGAGAAATTTGGAGATATCATCGTAAATGATAGTCTTGCACATCTTATTGTCGCAAAGGAGATTGCAGACTTTGTTCAAATGAATTTGACGCAAGCTGGTAAAGCTTCTCTTTCTCCAGTAGAAATTTCACTTGAACATTTACATTTGCCTGAAGCAGTATGGGACGAGCAGGCAGGGACGGTGACTAGTCTTAGACTAGATACTGTTCTCGCTGAAGTTTATAATCTCTCAAGAGGTAAAGTGAGTACGATGATCGAACATGATCGCGCAAAATTAAACTGGAAGATTGTAAGTCAACCTTCTGCTGAAGTGAAAGAGGGAGATTACTTATCTCTTAGAGGTTCCGGTAGAAGTAAAATCGTTTCAATCGATGGGAAAACTAAGCGAGATAAATGGCGAATCACTTATCAAATTCGTAAATAG
- a CDS encoding DivIVA domain-containing protein, with protein MPLTPLDIHNKEFTRGFRGYDEDEVNEFLDQVIKDYETVIREKKELNERVKLLEERLGHFSNLEETLNKSILVAQESAEEVRQNAKKESQLIVKEAEKNADRIINDSLAKARKISMDNEELKKQAAVYRTRFRMLVEAQLEMLNNEDWDGLVARFEEEEEEQQEQIEEKA; from the coding sequence TTGCCTTTAACACCATTAGATATTCATAACAAAGAGTTTACTCGCGGTTTCCGCGGTTATGATGAAGATGAAGTCAATGAATTTCTCGATCAGGTAATCAAAGATTATGAAACGGTAATCAGAGAAAAGAAAGAATTGAATGAGAGAGTGAAACTATTAGAAGAACGACTAGGACATTTCTCTAACCTGGAAGAAACGTTAAACAAGTCGATCTTAGTTGCACAAGAATCAGCAGAAGAAGTAAGACAAAATGCAAAAAAAGAATCTCAGCTTATTGTTAAAGAAGCAGAAAAAAATGCCGATCGCATTATTAATGATTCACTTGCAAAAGCGCGCAAGATTTCAATGGATAACGAAGAGCTAAAGAAACAAGCTGCCGTTTATCGCACGCGTTTTCGTATGCTAGTTGAAGCTCAACTCGAAATGCTTAATAACGAAGATTGGGATGGTCTTGTAGCTCGGTTTGAAGAAGAGGAAGAAGAGCAGCAGGAACAAATCGAAGAAAAAGCGTAA
- the ileS gene encoding isoleucine--tRNA ligase: MSFKETLLMPKTKFPMRGNLPNKEPDMQKEWEKINLYAKVQERTKDRPLFVLHDGPPYANGDIHMGHAENKVLKDIIVRYKSMNGFSAPYVPGWDTHGLPIEQALTKKGVDRKKLTVAEFRKKCEEYALKQVDRQREQFKRLGVRGDWDNPYITLHKGYEAQQIKVFGEMAKRGYIYKDKKTVYWSPTSESALAEAEIEYHDKRSPSIYVAFDVKDGKGVLAGDEKFIIWTTTPWTIPSNLAIALNEKFEYSVVDADGTKYVVATELVDQLKEEFEWTNVSEVKRVKGSELEYVTAQHPIYDRESLVILGDHVTLDAGTGCVHTAPGHGEDDYLIGRKYKLDILCPVDEKGVFTDEAPGFEGMFYDKANKPITEKLEEAGALVKLTFFTHSYPHDWRTKKPIIFRATEQWFASIKEFRPELLQAVADVNWFPSWGEIRLHNMVKDREDWCISRQRAWGVPIPVFYGENNEPIITDETISHVSDLFREHGSNIWFEWDAKDLLPEGFTSEHSPNGEFRKEMDIMDVWFDSGSSHQAVLEERSDLVRPADLYLEGSDQYRGWFNSSLSTAVAVTGKAPYKAVLSHGFILDGEGKKMSKSLGNTMVPNDVMKQLGADILRLWVSSADYQADVRVSDDILKQVAEVYRKIRNTFRFMLGNLEGFDPAQHQVAYENLGELDQYMLVKLNNLVSKVKKAYDEYQFLTVYNTIHNFFTIEMSSFYLDIAKDTLYIEHEDHPKRRAIQTVLYQTAVALTKLLSPIIPHTAEEVWQYVPGEKEEYVQLSDMPEVKNFEGTADLEQKWNHVMELRDEVLKALEEARNEKVIGKSLTAQLHIYADKGTKELLEGVANLEKLFIVSGATVAGTKAEAPAEAKVYEELAIAVSPAEGETCERCWQVKTDVGTDSEYPTLCASCAETVKNHY; the protein is encoded by the coding sequence ATGAGCTTTAAAGAAACGCTCTTAATGCCAAAAACAAAATTTCCGATGAGAGGAAATTTACCAAATAAAGAGCCTGACATGCAGAAAGAATGGGAAAAGATTAATCTTTATGCAAAAGTACAGGAAAGAACGAAAGACCGTCCATTGTTTGTGCTACACGATGGTCCTCCATATGCGAATGGTGACATTCATATGGGCCACGCTGAAAACAAAGTGTTGAAAGATATCATCGTTCGTTATAAATCAATGAACGGTTTCAGTGCACCTTACGTTCCGGGTTGGGATACACATGGGCTTCCAATTGAGCAGGCGTTAACAAAAAAAGGTGTCGATCGTAAAAAGTTAACGGTAGCTGAATTTAGAAAGAAATGTGAAGAGTACGCATTAAAACAAGTCGATCGTCAGCGCGAGCAGTTTAAGCGTCTTGGTGTTCGAGGCGATTGGGATAACCCGTACATCACACTTCATAAAGGCTACGAAGCTCAACAAATCAAAGTGTTCGGTGAAATGGCGAAGCGCGGTTATATCTACAAAGATAAGAAAACCGTTTACTGGTCTCCAACTTCTGAATCTGCATTAGCAGAAGCTGAAATCGAGTATCATGATAAGCGCTCTCCTTCCATCTATGTTGCATTTGATGTCAAAGACGGTAAAGGTGTGCTTGCAGGTGATGAAAAGTTTATTATCTGGACTACAACACCATGGACGATCCCTTCTAACCTTGCGATTGCGTTAAACGAGAAATTTGAGTACAGCGTTGTTGATGCTGACGGAACAAAATACGTCGTTGCAACAGAGCTTGTTGATCAGTTAAAAGAAGAGTTTGAATGGACGAACGTAAGTGAAGTGAAGCGCGTTAAAGGTAGCGAGCTTGAATACGTAACAGCTCAGCATCCGATCTATGACCGTGAGTCTCTCGTTATTCTTGGTGATCATGTCACGCTTGACGCTGGTACAGGATGCGTTCATACGGCTCCTGGACACGGGGAAGATGACTACTTGATCGGACGAAAGTATAAACTTGATATCCTTTGCCCGGTTGATGAAAAAGGGGTCTTTACAGATGAAGCTCCTGGTTTTGAAGGGATGTTTTATGATAAAGCGAATAAGCCAATTACAGAGAAGCTTGAAGAAGCAGGTGCTCTCGTAAAGCTTACGTTCTTCACGCACTCTTATCCACATGATTGGCGTACGAAGAAACCAATTATCTTCCGTGCAACAGAACAATGGTTTGCTTCTATTAAAGAGTTCCGTCCAGAGCTACTTCAAGCTGTGGCAGATGTGAATTGGTTCCCATCATGGGGCGAGATTCGCCTTCATAATATGGTGAAGGATCGTGAAGATTGGTGCATCTCTCGTCAACGTGCATGGGGCGTTCCGATCCCGGTATTTTATGGCGAAAATAATGAGCCAATCATTACAGATGAAACAATTTCTCACGTATCAGATCTATTCCGTGAACATGGATCAAATATCTGGTTTGAATGGGATGCAAAAGACCTTCTCCCTGAAGGATTTACTTCAGAGCACAGTCCGAATGGAGAATTCCGGAAAGAAATGGACATCATGGACGTTTGGTTTGATTCAGGTTCATCTCACCAGGCTGTACTAGAAGAGCGCAGTGATCTCGTTCGTCCTGCTGACTTGTATCTTGAAGGTTCTGATCAGTATCGTGGTTGGTTTAACTCATCTCTTTCTACAGCTGTAGCTGTAACTGGAAAAGCACCTTATAAAGCGGTTCTAAGCCACGGCTTTATCCTCGATGGTGAAGGAAAGAAAATGAGTAAATCTCTAGGAAATACAATGGTGCCGAACGATGTCATGAAGCAATTAGGCGCAGATATCCTTCGTCTTTGGGTATCATCAGCTGATTACCAGGCTGACGTGAGAGTATCAGATGATATTCTTAAACAAGTAGCTGAAGTGTATCGTAAAATTCGTAACACGTTCCGTTTTATGCTTGGTAACTTGGAAGGCTTTGATCCAGCTCAGCATCAAGTCGCTTATGAAAACCTAGGTGAACTTGATCAGTATATGCTTGTGAAGCTAAACAACTTAGTATCAAAAGTGAAGAAAGCTTACGATGAGTATCAATTCTTAACGGTTTACAACACGATTCATAACTTCTTCACAATTGAAATGAGTTCCTTCTACCTTGATATTGCAAAAGATACGCTTTATATCGAGCATGAAGATCATCCAAAACGCCGTGCGATTCAAACTGTTCTTTATCAGACGGCTGTAGCGTTAACAAAACTTCTTTCTCCAATTATCCCGCATACAGCTGAGGAAGTTTGGCAGTATGTTCCTGGTGAGAAGGAAGAGTATGTACAGCTTTCTGATATGCCGGAAGTGAAAAACTTTGAAGGCACTGCAGATCTAGAGCAAAAATGGAATCATGTCATGGAACTTCGCGATGAAGTGCTTAAGGCATTAGAAGAAGCACGTAACGAGAAAGTAATCGGTAAATCATTAACAGCTCAGCTTCATATTTACGCTGATAAGGGCACGAAGGAGTTGCTTGAAGGCGTAGCGAATCTTGAGAAGCTCTTTATCGTATCTGGTGCTACAGTTGCCGGTACGAAGGCTGAAGCACCTGCAGAAGCCAAAGTATATGAAGAACTAGCGATCGCTGTTTCACCTGCTGAAGGAGAAACGTGTGAGCGCTGCTGGCAAGTGAAAACGGATGTTGGCACTGATAGCGAGTACCCAACTCTTTGTGCTAGCTGTGCTGAAACGGTTAAAAATCATTACTAA
- the lspA gene encoding signal peptidase II: MWKYLIAIGIIVLDQWTKWLVVKYMEYGENITLIDGFLSLTSHRNRGAAFGILQGQMIFFYIITIFVIGAVIYYMRQYKHSRFVSVTLALILGGAIGNFIDRVLRGEVVDFVNTFIFSYDFPIFNVADASLVVGVILIFIGTIFESKQAKGEN; the protein is encoded by the coding sequence GTGTGGAAATATCTCATAGCCATTGGCATCATTGTACTTGATCAGTGGACCAAATGGCTTGTTGTGAAGTATATGGAATATGGTGAAAACATAACATTGATCGATGGTTTTCTTTCTCTCACATCTCATCGAAACCGGGGCGCGGCCTTCGGAATCCTTCAAGGACAGATGATTTTCTTTTATATTATTACGATTTTCGTCATTGGAGCGGTTATTTATTATATGAGACAGTATAAACATAGCCGTTTCGTTAGTGTAACGCTCGCGCTCATACTTGGTGGTGCAATTGGGAACTTTATTGATCGAGTACTTCGAGGAGAAGTAGTGGATTTTGTAAACACATTCATCTTCTCTTATGACTTCCCGATTTTTAACGTTGCTGATGCATCCCTTGTTGTAGGGGTTATTCTCATTTTTATCGGAACCATTTTTGAAAGTAAGCAGGCTAAAGGGGAAAACTAA
- a CDS encoding RluA family pseudouridine synthase, with protein MEKFTFKVAEEEKGERIDKLITSYESDWSRSQVQTWIKEKNIQVNGEAVKGNYKATAGDEIEVTVPEPEELEIVAENLNLEIVYEDADVLVVNKPRGMVVHPAPGHASGTLVNGLMYQVNDLSGINGVVRPGIVHRIDKDTSGLLMVAKNDKAHESLVKQLQAKTVNRLYTAIVHGNIQHDVGTIDAPIGRDRQDRQKMTVTDENSRDAVTHFRVLERYQQYTYVECKLETGRTHQIRVHMKYIDHPVAGDPKYGPRRKSLPIDGQALHAGVLGFRHPVTEEWLEFSAPIPEDIERLLKRLRQD; from the coding sequence ATGGAAAAATTCACATTTAAAGTAGCAGAAGAAGAAAAAGGTGAGCGAATTGATAAGCTCATTACTTCTTATGAAAGTGACTGGTCACGTAGCCAGGTTCAAACTTGGATTAAAGAAAAAAACATTCAAGTAAATGGTGAAGCAGTAAAAGGCAATTATAAAGCAACAGCAGGCGATGAAATCGAAGTAACCGTTCCAGAGCCTGAGGAGTTAGAAATTGTTGCGGAGAACTTAAATCTTGAGATCGTTTATGAAGATGCAGATGTACTTGTCGTGAATAAGCCTCGTGGAATGGTTGTTCATCCTGCACCGGGCCACGCTAGCGGCACGCTTGTAAACGGACTAATGTATCAAGTGAACGACCTAAGCGGCATTAATGGCGTTGTTCGCCCCGGGATTGTGCACAGAATCGACAAAGATACATCAGGTTTGTTGATGGTTGCTAAAAACGATAAGGCGCATGAATCACTCGTAAAGCAACTGCAAGCCAAAACAGTTAACAGACTGTATACGGCCATTGTACATGGCAATATTCAACACGATGTAGGCACGATTGATGCTCCAATCGGACGAGATCGTCAAGATCGTCAAAAAATGACGGTGACGGATGAGAATAGTCGCGATGCTGTAACACATTTTCGTGTGCTTGAGCGGTATCAGCAATATACGTATGTGGAGTGTAAGCTTGAAACAGGTCGGACGCATCAAATTCGCGTGCACATGAAGTATATCGATCATCCTGTCGCAGGGGACCCGAAATACGGACCAAGAAGAAAGTCGCTTCCAATTGACGGTCAGGCGCTACATGCAGGAGTACTTGGTTTTCGTCACCCTGTAACGGAAGAGTGGCTTGAATTCTCAGCGCCTATTCCTGAAGATATCGAACGCTTATTAAAAAGACTTAGACAAGATTAG
- the pyrR gene encoding bifunctional pyr operon transcriptional regulator/uracil phosphoribosyltransferase PyrR, with amino-acid sequence MENKRILLDDQAIRRALTRIAHEILERNKGIENTMLVGIKTRGIYLAERLAERIEQIEGSAISVGEVDITMYRDDLTHKNEDQDPLIKGTSISKDVSDQKVILIDDVLYTGRTVRAAMDALMDLGRPSQIQLAVLVDRGHRELPIRPDYVGKNVPTSKEEIIEVALTEVDDLDQVSLTQS; translated from the coding sequence ATGGAAAACAAGCGAATTTTGCTAGATGATCAAGCGATTCGAAGAGCACTAACAAGAATTGCGCATGAAATACTAGAACGCAATAAAGGCATCGAAAATACAATGCTTGTTGGAATAAAAACGCGAGGCATCTATTTAGCTGAAAGGTTAGCTGAACGAATTGAGCAAATCGAAGGCTCAGCGATTTCAGTAGGAGAAGTGGACATCACGATGTATCGCGATGACTTAACTCACAAAAATGAAGATCAGGATCCGCTGATTAAAGGAACAAGCATATCAAAAGATGTGAGCGATCAGAAAGTGATTCTCATTGACGACGTCCTTTATACTGGTAGAACCGTTCGTGCAGCAATGGACGCCTTAATGGATCTCGGTCGTCCATCACAAATTCAACTAGCTGTGCTTGTGGATCGCGGGCATAGAGAATTACCGATTCGACCTGATTACGTTGGTAAGAACGTGCCAACATCAAAAGAAGAAATCATTGAAGTCGCCCTTACAGAAGTAGATGACTTGGATCAAGTTAGCTTAACACAATCATAA
- a CDS encoding solute carrier family 23 protein: protein MAGTRTTKEENIMKQVLGIRDVPKPSSWLTLSLQHLFAMFGATILVPFLVGLDPAVALVSSGLGTLAYLLITKGRIPAYLGSSFAFIAPIISAVSLHGPEGAMIGSFFAGIVYGLVAIGIRTLGLNWLLKLLPPIVVGPVIMVIGLGLAGTAIDMAMNNPATEAYSGTHFTVALVTLGITILASMFLRGFFSLIPILIGIVSGYTFAYLMGIVDLTPIKEASFFQMPDFIIPFADYNPVDVFSWEILFIMVPIAVVTIAEHIGDQMVLSKVAGKNFLKTPGLHRSILGDGVATMIASCLGGPPNTTYGENIGVLAITRVFSVFVIGGAAVLALMFGFVGKITALISTIPTAVMGGVSILLFGIIASSGLRMLIDNKIDLGEKRNLIISSVILVIGVGGAFIQVSDNLQIAGMALATIIGIALNLILPGGSSQQSVEKMFEEDLDNNEPAA from the coding sequence ATGGCCGGGACACGCACAACCAAGGAGGAAAACATCATGAAACAAGTACTAGGAATTCGAGACGTTCCAAAACCATCAAGTTGGCTTACATTAAGCTTACAGCATTTATTCGCCATGTTTGGCGCAACGATATTAGTTCCGTTTCTCGTCGGTCTTGATCCGGCCGTGGCTCTTGTCTCAAGTGGACTTGGTACACTAGCGTATCTCTTAATTACGAAAGGTCGAATTCCTGCTTATCTCGGCTCATCATTCGCCTTCATAGCGCCAATCATATCAGCAGTATCATTACACGGCCCTGAAGGAGCGATGATCGGAAGTTTCTTTGCAGGAATTGTTTATGGATTAGTTGCGATCGGAATTCGAACACTTGGCTTAAACTGGCTCTTAAAGCTGCTGCCGCCGATCGTTGTAGGACCGGTCATTATGGTGATTGGGCTCGGGCTAGCGGGAACGGCGATTGACATGGCCATGAACAACCCGGCAACGGAAGCTTATAGCGGCACACACTTTACTGTCGCGCTTGTTACGCTTGGGATCACCATTCTTGCTTCGATGTTTTTAAGAGGATTTTTCAGCCTGATCCCGATCTTAATCGGCATTGTATCAGGATATACATTTGCTTACTTAATGGGCATTGTGGACTTAACACCGATTAAAGAAGCTTCATTCTTTCAAATGCCTGACTTTATCATCCCGTTTGCAGATTACAACCCAGTAGACGTCTTCTCGTGGGAAATCCTGTTCATCATGGTTCCCATTGCGGTTGTCACGATTGCTGAACACATTGGGGATCAGATGGTCTTAAGTAAAGTAGCCGGAAAAAATTTCTTAAAAACACCTGGTCTTCATCGTTCTATTCTTGGTGACGGCGTAGCGACAATGATTGCATCTTGTCTTGGTGGACCGCCAAACACAACTTACGGCGAAAACATCGGTGTGCTTGCCATTACACGAGTGTTCAGCGTCTTTGTCATAGGGGGAGCCGCTGTGCTCGCACTCATGTTCGGCTTCGTAGGAAAAATAACGGCGCTTATCTCAACAATTCCAACGGCCGTCATGGGCGGAGTTTCAATCCTTCTCTTCGGAATTATTGCTTCTTCAGGCCTACGCATGCTAATCGATAACAAAATCGATCTTGGAGAAAAGCGAAACTTGATTATCTCCTCTGTTATTCTTGTTATCGGTGTAGGTGGTGCCTTCATCCAAGTAAGTGATAACTTGCAAATTGCTGGCATGGCTCTAGCCACGATTATCGGTATTGCGCTAAACTTGATACTGCCTGGAGGAAGCTCACAGCAATCAGTAGAAAAAATGTTTGAAGAAGATCTAGATAACAATGAACCAGCTGCATAG
- a CDS encoding aspartate carbamoyltransferase catalytic subunit yields MKHLLDMTSLTLDQIQEILLQAERFRKGKSLQTQEPVFIANLFFEPSTRTRFSFEVAEKKLGYEVLNFETSSSSVQKGETLYDTIKTLEAIGVSAVVVRHKDERYFAPLLEKTAMSIINAGDGCGHHPTQSLLDLLTIRQEFKRFEGLHVVIAGDIKHSRVARSNAHVLKRLGAKVSFSGPPEWQDETMNEFPFVTIDEAAEQADVLMLLRIQNERHERKSNTGSYLESYGLTIEREKRMKKHSIIMHPAPVNRGVEIDTTLVECERSRIFKQMENGVYVRMACLNLVLQPTQKGMVV; encoded by the coding sequence TTGAAGCATTTACTTGATATGACGTCTCTTACACTAGATCAAATCCAGGAGATATTACTACAGGCTGAGCGTTTTCGAAAAGGAAAAAGTCTTCAAACCCAGGAACCTGTATTTATTGCCAATCTTTTTTTTGAGCCTTCTACAAGAACGAGATTTAGTTTTGAAGTAGCAGAAAAGAAATTGGGATATGAAGTGTTGAATTTTGAAACTTCCTCATCCAGTGTGCAAAAAGGAGAAACGCTGTACGACACGATTAAGACGCTTGAAGCAATTGGTGTAAGCGCAGTGGTCGTTAGGCACAAGGATGAAAGGTATTTCGCACCATTACTTGAAAAAACGGCGATGTCGATCATTAATGCTGGAGACGGATGTGGTCATCATCCAACACAATCTTTACTTGATCTTCTAACGATTCGGCAGGAGTTCAAGCGATTTGAAGGACTTCACGTTGTGATTGCTGGAGATATAAAGCATAGCCGAGTGGCACGCTCAAATGCTCACGTATTAAAGAGGCTAGGAGCAAAGGTAAGCTTCTCCGGCCCACCTGAATGGCAAGATGAAACAATGAATGAATTTCCATTTGTAACGATAGATGAAGCAGCGGAACAGGCAGACGTTCTCATGCTCCTCCGTATTCAAAACGAACGACATGAAAGAAAAAGCAACACGGGTTCTTATCTTGAGTCATATGGGCTAACAATCGAGCGAGAGAAGCGAATGAAGAAACATAGCATCATTATGCATCCGGCACCGGTTAATCGAGGCGTGGAAATTGATACAACGTTAGTGGAATGCGAGCGCTCAAGAATTTTTAAGCAGATGGAAAACGGTGTTTATGTTCGCATGGCCTGCTTGAATTTAGTTCTACAACCTACACAGAAAGGGATGGTCGTGTAA